From the genome of Deltaproteobacteria bacterium:
CCACGGCGGCGACGCGACGTCCGGCGGCGACAACTACGCGATCAACGTCCAGATGCGCGACCAGCTCGTCGCGGCCGGGTGGCGCCTGGCCACGTCTCCGGACTGCGGACCTCCAGACGACGACGCGCTGTGCTACTTCCACGACGTCGGAGCCGCACACAACGAGTTGGCGTGGCGCGCGCGGTCGTGGCGGTTTCTCCGGTTTTTGTTTCCTCCGGCGCCGTAGGCGGCTCGCGTCAGCGCCACTGCGCGCGAAGGCGCGCGGCGACGTCTACGCGCACGCCGGTGTTGCCGTGCTCGTCCGCCGCGCGCCGCGGACCGTAGGCGATCGACTCGAAGTGCGCCCTCACCGGCTCGGCCAGAAACCGCGACACGGGCGTGTACACGTGCCGGTCCGTGCCTCGCGCCGGATGGCGCACGAAGAAGCGATGCGGATGGATCACGTACAGCGCATCCCGCGCCCGCGTCATCGCGACGTACAGAAGCCGCCGCTCCTCTTCGATCTGCTCCGGGTCGCCCGTCGCCATGTCGGAGGGAATGCAGCCATCGGCGGCGTGGATCACGTAGACGACGTCCCACTCCTGCCCCTTGGCCGAGTGGATCGTCGACAGCACGAGGAAGTCCTCGTCCAGATGCGGCGGACCCGCCTCGTCGCCGGTCGCCTCGGGCGGGTCCAGCGTCAGGTCGACCAGGAATCGCTCGCGCCCCGGGTAGTTGCCGGCGATGTGCTCGAGCTGTTCGAGATCCCCGCCGCGCGCGACGGCGTGGTCGTACAGGCGCTCGAGGTGCGGCTCGTACCAGGCGCGCACCGCGCCGACCTGCCCCGGCCACGCGGCGCGACCGCCGGCGAGGTCGGCGAGTAGTCGACACAGCGCCGGCCAGTCGGCCGCGGCCGCCGGCGGCGGCGAGAACCCGGCGAGCGCCGCCAGGTCGAAACCGGCCGCCGCGACGTGACCGAGCGCCCGCTGCGCGAGCGCCGGGCCGATCCCCGGCAGCAGTTGCAGCACGCGGAACGCGGCCACCTCGTCGCGCGGGTTCTCGGCCCAGCGCAGCACCGCAAGCAGATCCTTGACGTGCGCCGCCTCCAGAAACTTGAGGCCGCCGTACTTGACGAACGGGATGTCGCGCCGGCCCAGCTCCACCTCGAGCGCGTCGCTGTGATGCGACGTGCGAAACAACACGGCTTGGCGGCGCAGGTCGATCCCCTCTTCGCGATGCGCGAGCACGCGGTCGACCACGAAATCGACCTCGGCGTTTTCGTCTTCGGCGGTGACGAGCACGGGCCTCTGCGCCGACGGCCGCGTCGAGTGGAGGTTCTTCGCGAACCGGTGCGCCGACTGGGCGATCACCGCGTTGCACGCGGCGAGAATCGGCTGCGTGGATCGGTAGTTGTGCTCGAGCGTGACCACGTGCGCCGGCGGATCGAAGCGCGCCGGAAACTCGAGGATGTTGCGGACGGTCGCCGCGCGAAACGAGTAGATCGCCTGCGCGTCGTCCCCGACGACCGTGAGCCCCCGCCCGTCCGGGCACAGCGCCTCGAGGATCGCCGCCTGCAGCGCGTTCGTGTCCTGGTACTCGTCGACGAGGACATGATCGAACCGCTCGCGAACCCGCGCCGCGAGCGCCGGCTCCTGCATCAGGTGGTACCAGTACAGCAACAGGTCGTCGTAGTCGAGGACGTGTCGCGCCTGTTTGGCGTCCACGTACGCGGCGAACAACCCGCGCAATTCCTCCTCCCATTGGCTGCACCACGGGAACGCGCGCTCGAGATTGTCGGCGAGCGACCGTTGCGTGTTGACCGTTCGCGAGTAGATCGCCAGGCACGTCGCCTTGCGGGGAAACCGCCGCGCGGTGCGCGCGAGGCCGAGCTGGTTGCGGACGATGTCCAGCAGGTCGGCGGCGTCACCGCGATCGAGCACGGTGA
Proteins encoded in this window:
- a CDS encoding ATP-dependent helicase, which encodes MPAGVAPPVDGLNEQQRAAVCHGDGPLLVIAGAGTGKTTTLAHRVAHLIASGADPRRILLLTFSRRAAAEMTRRAAAILARARRSGAPGARDLVWSGTFHAIANRLLRAHADAVGLDPAFTVLDRGDAADLLDIVRNQLGLARTARRFPRKATCLAIYSRTVNTQRSLADNLERAFPWCSQWEEELRGLFAAYVDAKQARHVLDYDDLLLYWYHLMQEPALAARVRERFDHVLVDEYQDTNALQAAILEALCPDGRGLTVVGDDAQAIYSFRAATVRNILEFPARFDPPAHVVTLEHNYRSTQPILAACNAVIAQSAHRFAKNLHSTRPSAQRPVLVTAEDENAEVDFVVDRVLAHREEGIDLRRQAVLFRTSHHSDALEVELGRRDIPFVKYGGLKFLEAAHVKDLLAVLRWAENPRDEVAAFRVLQLLPGIGPALAQRALGHVAAAGFDLAALAGFSPPPAAAADWPALCRLLADLAGGRAAWPGQVGAVRAWYEPHLERLYDHAVARGGDLEQLEHIAGNYPGRERFLVDLTLDPPEATGDEAGPPHLDEDFLVLSTIHSAKGQEWDVVYVIHAADGCIPSDMATGDPEQIEEERRLLYVAMTRARDALYVIHPHRFFVRHPARGTDRHVYTPVSRFLAEPVRAHFESIAYGPRRAADEHGNTGVRVDVAARLRAQWR